One stretch of Paramormyrops kingsleyae isolate MSU_618 chromosome 4, PKINGS_0.4, whole genome shotgun sequence DNA includes these proteins:
- the LOC111845907 gene encoding zinc finger protein 521-like isoform X3 yields MKTHAVGKPHKCTVCRRAFQSSSSLHSHMQVHERAKDSGQGLSAEDDWKVRETQKCSQCEEGFNAPEDLQKHISECHPECSPSQDSSALPCIYCKELFADEGALLGHIEQAHTRDKKSHACAVCSERFRTVEDLYSHMDVHQQPESSNHSNSPSLLTAGYTSVSSTTPDSNLSVDSSTVVDAAPPLPKTRRRKRAAQHAAGMARLSSKQSKVTYSCVHCNKQSFSSLAVLQIHLKTMHMDKPEQAHTCQYCLEVLPSLYNLNEHLKQAHGTHDPNALLSPATLQCNFCPEVLVDLNGLQEHIRCLHGFPSPVAKESNAFFCPQCFMGFLTEASLEEHIRQTHCDGGSLRFDSPLAGTPKDPIVEVYSCSYCTNSPIFNTVLKLNKHVKENHKNIPLALNYINNGRKSHLTLSPLSPMSVDQSSLKQSGSSSRLSSEFICNQCGAKYSSLDLFQTHLKMHMDTSLPELTCPQCNKEFPNQESLLKHVTTHFMITSTYYICESCDKQFTTVDDLQKHLLEMHTFVFFRCTLCQEVFDSKVSVQLHLAVKHSNEKKVYRCTSCSWDFRHESDLQQHVKHNHLESQGKVHKCIFCREAFGTEVELQCHITTHSKKYNCMFCSKAFHSIGPLEKHLREKHCIFDSKPQNCGANGASVGPEPTPKDDAELQGIVANSHESHNSHNGSEEDIDTSEPMHSCDICGAAYTMDTLLANHQLRDHNIRPGESAMVKRKAEMIKGNHKCTVCSKTFFSEGGLREHTQTHLGPVKHYMCPICGERFPSLLTLTEHKVTHSKSLDTGSCRICKMPLQSEEDFLEHCQMHPDLRNSLTGFRCVVCMQTVTSTLELKIHGTFHMQKTGTAMTVQPAGRALQLSQKIYKCASCLKEFRSKQDLVKLDTSGLPYGLCSACTGVGSQSSSPAVNGRKQQQHEATALAYAERLSPGEARAKTTPVKTRCSSCNVKFESETELQGHMLSVHRDVGGDNHGGPTRTPQVSPMPRASPSQVEEKKTYQCIKCQMVFYSEWDIQVHVANHMLEEGLNHECKLCSQSFDSPAKLQCHLIEHSFEGMGGTFKCPVCFTVFVQASKLQQHIFSAHGQEDKIYDCSHCPQKFFFQTELQNHTSSQHSS; encoded by the exons GCACATTTCAGAGTGCCACCCGGAGTGCTCGCCAAGTCAAGACAGCAGCGCCCTGCCTTGCATCTACTGCAAGGAGCTTTTCGCCGATGAGGGTGCCCTCCTGGGCCACATCGAGCAGGCCCACACACGTGACAAGAAGAGCCATGCGTGTGCTGTCTGCTCCGAGCGCTTCCGCACGGTCGAGGACCTCTACAGCCACATGGACGTCCACCAGCAGCCCGAGTCAAGTAACCACAGCAACAGCCCCTCGCTGCTCACGGCGGGCTACACCTCCGTGTCCAGCACCACTCCGGACTCCAACCTCTCGGTCGACAGCTCCACCGTGGTGGATGCCGCACCGCCCTTGCCCAAAACCCGGCGGCGGAAACGAGCCGCCCAGCATGCGGCCGGAATGGCCAGGCTGTCCTCCAAGCAATCCAAGGTCACATACAGCTGCGTCCACTGCAACAAGCAGTCGTTTTCCAGCCTGGCCGTGCTGCAAATTCACCTGAAGACTATGCACATGGACAAACCCGAGCAAGCGCACACCTGTCAGTATTGCCTCGAGGTGCTGCCCTCACTCTACAACCTCAATGAGCATCTCAAGCAGGCTCATGGCACCCACGACCCCAACGCTCTGCTCTCTCCTGCCACGCTCCAGTGCAACTTCTGTCCCGAGGTGCTCGTCGACCTCAACGGTCTGCAAGAACACATCCGGTGCCTGCATGGTTTCCCCAGCCCAGTGGCGAAAGAGAGCAATGCCTTCTTCTGTCCTCAGTGCTTCATGGGCTTCCTCACAGAGGCCAGTCTGGAGGAGCACATCCGTCAAACGCACTGCGACGGGGGAAGCCTGCGTTTTGACTCCCCCTTAGCTGGGACCCCTAAGGATCCCATTGTTGAGGTCTACTCATGTTCCTATTGCACCAACTCACCCATATTCAACACCGTCCTGAAGCTGAACAAGCATGTCAAAGAGAACCACAAGAACATCCCCCTAGCACTTAACTATATTAATAATGGCAGGAAGTCCCACTTGACTCTCAGTCCACTGTCCCCCATGTCTGTGGACCAGTCCTCCTTGAAACAAAGTGGGTCCTCATCCCGCTTGAGCAGTGAATTTATCTGCAATCAGTGTGGGGCGAAATACTCTAGTTTGGATTTGTTTCAGACTCACCTGAAGATGCACATGGACACTAGTCTCCCAGAGCTGACTTGTCCACAGTGCAACAAAGAGTTCCCGAATCAGGAGTCCCTGCTGAAACATGTGACCACCCATTTCATGATCACCTCCACTTACTACATCTGTGAAAGCTGTGACAAGCAGTTCACCACGGTGGATGACCTGCAGAAGCACCTGCTCGAGATGCACACTTTTGTGTTCTTCCGCTGCACGCTCTGCCAGGAGGTTTTTGACTCCAAGGTCTCCGTCCAGCTTCATCTGGCTGTCAAGCACAGCAATGAGAAGAAGGTATACCGCTGCACCTCCTGCAGCTGGGACTTCCGACACGAGTCAGATCTGCAGCAGCACGTCAAGCACAACCACCTGGAGAGCCAGGGCAAAGTACACAAGTGCATCTTCTGTCGAGAGGCTTTCGGCACTGAGGTGGAACTGCAGTGCCACATCACCACCCACAGCAAGAAGTACAATTGCATGTTCTGCAGCAAGGCTTTTCACTCCATCGGCCCTCTGGAGAAGCACCTCCGAGAGAAGCACTGCATCTTTGACTCGAAGCCACAGAACTGCGGGGCCAATGGTGCCTCTGTGGGACCCGAGCCCACCCCCAAGGATGATGCAGAACTGCAGGGCATTGTGGCCAACAGCCATGAATCCCACAACAGCCACAACGGCAGTGAGGAGGATATAGACACCTCTGAGCCCATGCATAGCTGTGACATCTGTGGCGCTGCTTACACCATGGACACCCTGCTGGCCAACCACCAGCTGCGCGACCACAATATTCGCCCAGGTGAGAGCGCCATGGTCAAGAGGAAGGCCGAGATGATCAAGGGCAACCACAAGTGCACGGTCTGCTCTAAGACTTTCTTTTCTGAGGGGGGGCTCCGGGAACATACGCAGACCCACCTCGGCCCTGTCAAGCACTACATGTGTCCCATCTGCGGCGAGCGCTTCCCATCCCTCCTCACCCTCACCGAGCACAAGGTCACCCACAGCAAGAGCCTGGACACGGGAAGCTGCCGGATATGCAAGATGCCCCTGCAGAGCGAGGAGGACTTCCTGGAGCACTGCCAGATGCACCCGGACCTGAGGAACTCCCTGACGGGCTTCCGTTGTGTGGTCTGCATGCAGACGGTGACGTCCACCCTGGAGCTCAAGATCCACGGTACCTTCCACATGCAGAAGACTGGCACCGCCATGACTGTACAGCCGGCCGGACGTGCCCTCCAGCTCTCGCAGAAGATCTACAAGTGCGCCTCGTGTCTCAAGGAGTTCCGCTCCAAGCAGGATCTGGTGAAGCTGGACACCAGTGGCCTCCCTTACGGGTTGTGCTCCGCCTGCACAGGGGTGGGGAGTCAAAGCTCCAGCCCGGCTGTGAATGGcaggaagcagcagcagcacgaAGCCACCGCCCTGGCTTATGCAGAGAGGCTCAGCCCTGGTGAGGCTAGGGCTAAGACCACCCCTGTCAAGACAAGGTGCTCAAGCTGCAACGTCAAGTTCGAGTCGGAGACGGAGCTTCAGGGCCACATGCTGTCTGTCCACAGGGACGTGGGGGGCGACAACCACGGCGGCCCAACTCGAACACCCCAGGTTTCCCCCATGCCCAGGGCCAGCCCCTCCCAAGTCGAAGAG AAGAAGACTTACCAGTGCATAAAATGTCAGATGGTCTTCTACAGCGAATGGGACATCCAGGTCCACGTCGCGAACCACATGCTCG AGGAAGGACTGAACCACGAGTGCAAGCTGTGCAGCCAGTCGTTCGACTCACCCGCCAAACTGCAGTGTCACCTGATCGAGCACAGCTTTGAGGGCATGGGTGGCACTTTCAAGTGTCCCGTCTGCTTCACAG TCTTTGTCCAGGCCAGCAAGCTGCAGCAGCACATCTTCTCGGCCCATGGGCAGGAGGACAAGATCTACGACTGCTCCCATTGCCCCCAGAAGTTCTTCTTCCAGACAGAGCTACAg